The following proteins are co-located in the Eublepharis macularius isolate TG4126 chromosome 5, MPM_Emac_v1.0, whole genome shotgun sequence genome:
- the PARD6B gene encoding partitioning defective 6 homolog beta, with product MNRVQRGGGGGSRGLGTMEVKSKFGAEFRRFSLERSKPGKFEEFYGLLQHVHKIPNIDVLVGYIDIHGDLLPINNDDNYHKAVSTANPLLRIFIQRKEDADYNAFGTDTVTRKKNVLSNVLRPDNHRKKPHIVISMPQDFRPVSSIIDVDILPETHRRVRLYKYGTEKPLGFYIRDGSSVRVTPHGLEKVPGIFISRLVPGGLAQSTGLLAVNDEVLEVNGIEVSGKSLDQVTDMMIANSRNLIITVRPANQRNNVVRNSRTSGSSGQSTDTSLPSYTPYTVPVYQPEEEDSDEDDIIIEDNGEPQQIPKAAPSSESLDSLMHTETHHESMQNGFIPSREANLYCSAGSINIEYEIQDSDQKSLEEDGTIITL from the exons ATGAACCGGGTCCAGCGAGGCGGTGGCGGAGGAAGCCGCGGCCTCGGCACCATGGAAGTGAAAAGCAAG ttTGGTGCAGAATTCCGTCGCTTTTCTCTGGAAAGGTCCAAGCCTGGTAAATTTGAGGAGTTCTATGGATTACTGCAGCATGTGCACAAGATACCCAATATTGATGTTTTAGTTGGCTATATAGACATTCATGGAGACCTCTTGCCTATCAACAATGATGACAATTATCACAAAGCAGTTTCTACAGCTAATCCTTTGCTACGGATTTTCATTCAACGAAAAG AAGATGCAGACTACAATGCCTTTGGAACAGACACTGTGACAAGGAAGAAAAATGTCTTATCAAATGTATTGCGTCCAGATAATCATAGGAAAAAACCACACATTGTAATCAGCATGCCACAAGATTTCAGGCCAGTATCTTCCATTATAGATGTGGACATTCTTCCAGAAACACATCGCAGAGTTCGCCTTTACAAATATGGAACTGAAAAACCTCTAGGATTTTATATACGGGATGGTTCTAGTGTCCGAGTGACTCCTCACGGGCTAGAGAAAGTACCTGGGATTTTCATATCCAGGCTTGTTCCTGGAGGCCTGGCTCAAAGTACAGGCCTACTGGCAGTCAACGATGAGGTTCTAGAGGTGAATGGTATAGAAGTTTCAGGAAAGAGCCTTGATCAGGTTACAGATATGATGATTGCAAACAGTCGTAATCTGATCATTACTGTAAGGCCAGCAAATCAGAGAAACAACGTTGTTAGGAACAGCCGGACTTCTGGCAGCTCAGGACAGTCTACGGATACCAGCCTTCCAAGTTACACTCCTTATACAGTGCCGGTTTACCAGCCAGAAGAGGAAGACAGTGATGAAGATGATATCATTATTGAAGACAATGGTGAGCCACAGCAAATTCCAAAAGCCGCTCCTTCCAGTGAGAGTCTGGATTCACTGATGCATACTGAAACCCATCATGAATCGATGCAAAATGGCTTTATTCCTTCTAGAGAAGCAAACTTATATTGTTCAGCAGGCAGCATTAACATAGAATATGAAATACAGGACTCAGACCAAAAGTCCTTAGAAGAAGATGGGACTATCATAACATTGTGA